From the genome of Mya arenaria isolate MELC-2E11 chromosome 5, ASM2691426v1:
TACCTTAACATTGTCATTTTCGGCATGAATGGCCCCCCCCTGCATGCTTGAGATTTTCTTCTGAAGCCCGCCCTTTCCACCCTTGGGCTTCATGTCCTTCTGTTTGCCCCAGACCTGCACGATGAATGCACCAGTCTTCAAGAACTCGACAGCCTGTGggaacaaaaatgaaacatttttgatGTCTCAACCacttatcatacattttttgcAACACAGATATACGATAATATGAATAAAGGTGTTTACATCACAGGTCCTTTAATGCAGCAtggaattttatttctttatgaaTCCCCTAAACTAATGGTGGGTCTTAACCTACCTCCTCAGTTCCTGGAAGGGAGATAACTCTCTCATGGTTGAAGTCAGGGTTGATTGTGTCCTTGATGACCTTGGACTGAGTGAAATTTTCCTCAAGATACACCTTGTACTTGCAGTACACATCCTGGAATAAACAAGGAAAGTTTGAAAATGCAAGCACCACTATTCAATGCCAATACAAGTCTATTTTTACCTGATTGTCTAGATTTAGGGCCATTGAAGGGCTATTGAACGGTATTGTTTgatcattttctaaaaattatttttggttGAAGCGTGATgatctttttaaacaattgcaatTGAATCTTTATTTGATTGCTTACAATTGCCTATTGTTCATCAAAATTTCTTGATCCAACAATGATTTCTTGAATGGTCCCTGATAATATGGCCCCAAACACACACTGAAGTGGTTGGACTTTCCATGCATAATTATCAGTTTCTTGTTTACTGTCTTTTGCCTTCATGAAAGACACCAACATCAATTATATGCCCATAACTGTTTTTTTTGAAACACAGAAGTGTTTTTTCGGCCCTAAGATGGATGAACTCACAGTAAATCTGTTGGGCAGCCCTCGTGCGTTGACGATCTTGATCTTGAAGTCAATGGCCTTGCCGACAAGTTTAGAAGGGTCGTCCACAAACTTATCATCCTTCTCTGTGTATTCCTTGCCCTTCGCATCACATGGATGGGCTCCAATCTGAAGAAGGGATGGTCATAAAGTAGAAGATAATATCAATAAAGGAGTTGTTTACTATCAATGGGTAGGATATGAATCTCTTAACATAAGAACAGTTTGGTTGCATTAGTGTTAAACAAGATAGAACTTGAAAGTCATTTACATAttgagaaatattatttttcttgtaaaatagtGGAATTGCCCCTtacaacattttacaaacacttTATTCACCTAGTATccaagttattaaaataaaacacttaagctGCACACCTCATGTATCATTTCAATAATGCAAGTTGTGGGTGCAGAAAACTATTACATATAGTCCTAGAAAATTATTTGTAATctagatttaaaaaaagcttCAAGTAATTCATATCTAATTATGCAGACACAAATATGGTAAAGTTTCaagacattttcaaatgatgatTCCAAAACAGAAGTACCGGTATTATCATAAAAACTACCTATTCGTtttacatcaattgcaaaaatttcttttacaaaagtatgcttatcaatatcattttaatatgatttgGATATTATAagtctgataaaatatttaaattgaaatacttaCGGCCATTTTTCCAACAGGTGTGCCCTTGAAGTCTGTGACATCGAGGGTTTCTTGGCTCTCAATctgaagatttaaaaaaaatgcagaaaattAGACTTTACCATATGCAGTATCAAATAACTTTCAACAGGGAAACTTGACAAACTCATTTAGTACTAGTCACTTGAAACAAGAGTGCTGCAAAGGCAACACCAATGCTagtctgttgtttttcagttgaacaagggacataactcaacaattactaaagccagagttatgggccttgctctccatgtgcattttgtctttgacatatttataccaagtttcattatctttaacagttttcaAGCTACCGCAAAGTTGAAGTTTATGCATGCTGacgcaaaaaaataaatgttacattttctGCTTAAATGTTCTGTGTAACTGTTagtcaatataattataatctaGTCTAAAAGATGTTCATGAATGCCATTCAGTTGGAAGAATTTGTTACCATGTATGAGACAGACTGCAGCCACATTTTGACGCTGCCAATGTGGAAGTCCGCCTTTGGGTCATCGTAGAAGGGATCTTTGTCCTATGTAGGAATACAatgatcattttttatttcaatgagcGTTTAAAGGAAACTGTTTATCATGAGACAATATCTATCGAAAACTTATCTAAAAGAAATGAAACTATTATATGCACTGGAATAAGGTAAATTAGTGCAAGCTAGGTTACAAGCCATCAAACATCATTCAATATTATGACACAATTCATATTGTCAATAACGCAAAAAGAAAGAGAAAATGCTGTAAGTTCTTCAATTATAAATCCTATGGAAACTGGAATCTATTAattccacccccccccccacagtCTTAATACAAAGTTTTTCTATCAGTCAAATTAAGACCTTATGTCATATCTCTAAATCTTTACATGTCTCATACCCAACTGCCGTATACTATTGATGACCTTTATTAGCTATAAGCTTGCCTTAAAATTCCAACTACTTCAAGGTTTTCGATATgagaaatattgtaaaaagtttattttaagacCCCATACCTGCGTAAGCTGAACTTCTTCACCATCTTCAAACTTGTCGAAGATTTCGGACATGACACACTTCCTGTCAAGGAACTTGGCACGGGTCCAGATCCACTCATGTTTTGTGTCAACATCTGTCATCTTCACCATCACCTATGTTAGGAACAAAAACagtgttattaaataataaagatagcTTAAACATTTTAGCTCAATGTGACTTAAGTTTGAGTTTGAACTTGAATTAAGGGAATTTTACGTGTCTACTGTTAAGAGAGCCCATAATTGTTCAAGTGACTGTCCTcatgaccttcacctttgatcTTGATCTTTTGAATACAGCCTCAATATGGGTCATCAAATGACTATGACCaatgtgcaaaaaacatttgaagacTCTTTAACAGGTCATTCAAAAGGTGATCAGAAACAAGTGTGTCACAGATACTGCTGACGACGCTAAATCTTTCCATAAAATTACATTACGCTGCTGTGTCCTTATCTTACGTAGAAACCAATATTGGAATCCTTTATGAAATTCCATTAAATACAAAAGCTGGAGAGGCATATTCAGGCCTTTGCTTGAAAGTTTTAGGATTTAAATCATTGAAGTGAAATTCCAACAGGGGCTGATCACACAAGTGCATAACTAAAACATCACATGATAAAATAACCACAAAGCTTAAACCTCCCATAATTGAATAATCTCCAAGCTAAAGCATGGTATGACAGAATAACCTCCAAGCtaaacttttcatttcttaGTGTGAAAAGGGAGTGTTTCTCACCTCTGTCCTGCCGTCAAGCTCTCCGCGAGCCTCTGGCGACACAATTATGAGGGCAAACTTGCGTCTCTTGTTCATTGCTTCACTGATAGAGTTCGCCTCTTCCACGCCTGGCATGATCTCAATAAGATCTTGCTGCAGGATCGCATCATCTGGATGAGAAAAAGATACTTTCATAATCAAGTTCCTATTCTGgtgtattttaaacaatatcattagcATCTCTTAAGAGATTaactacagtaaaactgcggtcccACAAGCTACCATGaatattaactttaatataGTGTTAACAATTGTTAGAAAAACAATATCCCGTATTCACATTATAAGCAAAATTATTTTCAGGAGACTTCACATACCTCTGCTCTTGTTTTGGCCTGACATGTCAAAGCCGCCTGACTTTTGTGCAATCTCAGCCTGAGCCAAATCGAACGTCGGCTCTTCGCCGGCAGGTGCCTTATCTTTCGGGTTACAGAACACGTAAAACTGTGATGTTCCGAACACCAGACGGTCGTTTGTCTTGAGAGTCTTGGTCTCGTTGGTGACTGGTTTGCCGTTACGTAGAGTACGGGCATTCGGGAAAGTCTCGAGAGTGAACACGCCATCTTTGTGGATGATCTTGCAGTGGAGGTCAGAAATACTGGAACAAATATGGAGAGATAgatcatgttcatgtttttatgaTACCACGCATGAATATAAGCATTTGATTCCATCTTTAGCTGGCACACAATTAAAACTGCAAGTATTTTAATTCTTTGGGACATGGTTAGAGATTTCTATGTACCAACACATTATTAAACGATTTGTGTGCATATAATTATgccaaataaaatgaaactaagCCAAATTTCTTTTCATACACACTTTAGATTAACtaacaatatagttatactGGTTAAGCTGCGCTGATAGTCATAtcatgaaataattaataataaaatctgTACTTACGCTCCACCCCTGAGTGTAAGATCAGTCCCCTCGGCCTTCCCATTGCCGATGATTGTTTCGTCATCCATGGTGTTGTCTCCCTGGACCATGAAGTGAATGATCTTCCCTGTCATCTGAGGGTCCATGTTGAGGTTGTAAAGGTGAGGCCATGTTTTCTTCTTCTCATTGATTTCTGCGATGCCGGCATAGCTGCTCTATAATGGGTATCAGCAAGGAATGAGtgaaataagtttgtttatCATTAAAGAAATAGTGCTAGCATAATTaggtaataaaattatatacaaatatgttattagtaattaatagataatgatattgaggtttaaggataaaaaaattatttaccAATTATGAAAAGTTAttacagtttaaaagttaattcaaaataataaacctaaatttattaaaaagacTATAATGATAGTATGAATTAGTggttacatatataaatcatgacaaaacaaaacttaattcGAGAATCAGTTACAAAAAGTTTAatgcataataaacaaaaaaaatattgttacttACCCCACCcttcatgaaaatataaaaaataaaagttgagtATAAACGTACATAGGcaatattcattgtttttatacgttttttaatactattcagcattcagtaaaataaatgtcaaaatcaataaatatcatatgtaaaataaaacattttgctcAATCTTAAACCTGTGGCCATTTTACATTCTTATCCAAACTACTGCTTCACCCCCTGACcctaaaatgtttatgtcaacctgaccaatatatatatatatggcttcatctctttatatataatatgacaCTCATCATTGCACTCATTCTCAGTATTCATCCATTTCCCTCCTTTTAAGAGTCTTTCATCCCCAAAACCATCGCTCATCAGCTCACCTCACCCTTCTTAATACCAAGCTTCCCATACCACTGTTTTTAACCTTCTGTTTATTCCAATAGTCAATGTTCCAAAGAACAATTCAACCCTGAATCTGCCCAAAAGTCTTAAAAGTTCCAGCTTGCCTGCTGTCTGCTCGACCCTCGGAGAATGTGAAAGTGAAAGTGCACCACCCAAATTTACTCTAAAAACGCCCATGTAACCTGCCTAGCAAACAGGAGGGTTACACTTCCCCCTCTCGGTGTTTGCCATTCTTAACTTTGCTCTCAAACTCTAGCCCATTCTTATGTTTGTGCTACAACAGCACTTCACCCATACAGCTCCACCTAAACCTATTAAAAGTTTACATAAACCAACATTTCACCTCATGAATCCAGTACAGGTAACAGAACCCAACTTTTTTCCTCTTAAATCCAAGTAATGGAACCCATCTTTTCTCCAAATTTAATTCAGTAAAAGAAATAGAACCCAACTTTTCCCCTCTTTGAACAATTAAAAGTTACAGCACCCCATATTTTCCCTACCTGTTGCCTGGCCTCCTCTAGCTGTCTCTGCCATTCCTTCTCCTTGTTCTCAATCTCCTGCTGATTCTTCTCCAACATGGACTTGTACTCCTCCTCTAGCTCCTGTTTCAACTGGCTTCgctctaaaattatttttcataaataaatgagAATTTCATCAACATAATTTTTCTAACAGTATTTATAGTATCAATTGATAAGCCCTGCCTTTCTGAATaacataatgtatatattatattagaTATAGGTTTTTTAGTCAGGTCAAATATAAGACATCCTTTCAAAGCAATTTGGTTCGCTTTGTTTAAGCCCATTATACTCATAGGTGATAgcaacataaataaatgaataagctcagaaaaaaatacttataagATCAGCCACATTCTCCTTCCTCAGCCATGTTGATAGTTcctttatcaaaatcaattcTATCAATCTGTCCAGAGACCAACATTGCCTTATCAATGTTCAACATTTCTTTATAATCAAACTTATAAGCCACGTCTGAATCTTTATGATAAGCCCAGCCTAACAAATACATATCTACATATCACAAATAGGTCCAGTCTCATTTAACATTTATCACTCATTAGTCATATCACCAGAGTCTTCTTATGACATCATCAATGACATGTCCACCTGTATCAACATGGCCTTCAGTCTGGTAGATTGCTATTTGTATTTACTTATAAGCCCAGCCACACTCACCTTCATCAGTCATATCAGCGGAGTCTTCTCCAGAATCCATCAGTGACATGTCCACCTTCCCAGAGGACAACATAGCCTTGAGTTTCTCATTTTCCTCCTGCAGTTCTCTGATCAGGGCAGCCGTCGGGTCCTCATTCACCTTGGCTGTCGTCTTAATCTGCTTAGCTCTGTCAGCTGAATTACCAGGAAATTAGGTtttagaacgcttattaatAGTGTTAAAGCAAGCAATTCAAGGGCTGACAGCGAATAGGTTTTACAATAATACCATGAAGGATATTTAATACAGATTAAGGTCTTACAATCCCTTGtttgaattattgatataaGATTTGGCTTTTAAGGTGTCCAACCCACAACAAGCTTGTTTTATTGTATCACTGAATAATGCaataatgatatgttttatattttatagtaaTCAGCAAAAACTACCCTTTCAACTGACACTTAAATTTTATGGGATCACAatgcatcaaaatttaacattaaaggggctgtactccgtatgatgaaatagagaaaattgtcgaaaactgacataaacttggtatctatgtgtacaatgcattgaaacttactaacgtatttttccattaaaaaagattactaggtatgtctacctactagaattcattccttatgcgtgattggctagtcgatgttatcacgtgatattaccaagttaggtatatagccttcgtagcacagtggatacaacactgaactgcaattttggcgacaccggttcaaAACCGGGTCTTTGACTCATTTTTggtttacattttggtatttttttttacaattatgatataaaagagtaaagcattttattaaataattgtccggagattcgttatagaaaataaatttttttggtgccaatctggtgtatagtcacTTTAATACCAATGGCTTGATAAAATATTAGATTTATGTGTACATCTGATACCTTAAAGCAATGAAAACTGATATTACCATATCTGAGGGTGGACAGGGTCtcgtcatagttgatgtcagcAGGACTGAGAGCAGCAATCTGAAAGAAccagttatatttttattaaaattatcaacatgATTCAAATATTaactaaaatgtataaaaaaaatgttacggGTAAATCtcaataaaattttaaacagtaagAATGGTCATGGATTGAAAGGGATATGTTTTTCTAGTCATTGTTGGCACTGCAGGTTAAGGTTTGCACAATTGTTTGCAGAATGTTGATTTGATATGCCATAATATTTTTTCAGCAAAtctaaaatcatattttactaGATGCCTTGAAAATAGCTCATAAATGCTTTCTATAAACAGGCTTTCTCCAGGGGAAAATATCCATAAACTCTCTAGCAGTCCAGACAAGCAATTCATTTCTTGTCTggataaatgcacttttttgcaAAGAGTGCATTACATAATGCACCGAATGGGTGCAGACAGACTTTTACAAACTCTTAAACAACAGCGCGTGTATGccacatgataaattgcatcataaatgctacatctgaaggcaatattttgctttgaatgaagacttaaaataaagattactTTACTATTTTTCACCGTACTGAACAACAACatgcaaacatttattgttaagaaaattaaaCATTGCAACACCTACCATGATCGTTTTGCTGTTGCCACCAAGAGCATTTTTCAACAGCTTGGTGAGGACTGAGTCACGGTATGGGACGCGTACATCTTTGCCGCTGGATCGATCTGCCAAAGCCGCGATACAGTTACCCAAACTAGACAACGACTGGTTGATAGCTGCTCCTTCCTTGAGACGAGCTCCAGTCGCTCCTGTGCTCTCAGCACGCTCACTGTACGTGTTTTAAGAATTAGTTCAGTTAAGTTTATTAGTACCCTCAATGTGTACACGTGATATGAGGTATTATTATATGGAATTAACAATATTGATATAAGCAGAATGTGGGTCGTATCACAGCTAGAGAAAAAACTATGTAACATAATTTTTACTATACAAATTGCATAGATGTGGTAAACTTTTTTCACTGTCATATTGAGTCCAAGTGTACTCTTATTTCATGCAGACTGCGACCCAGATATAACGCTAGATTTGAATAATGCCAGGTAGCGGTGTTTCTACTTCTTATTCTGTCAAtactttaatacaaacattgcaATCACAAGGCCTGACTGCtcagaattttgttaaagttaacaaagctgTTAAAggcatcattgttaactttggTTTAAGGCATCATTGGTAACTTTGGTTTAAggcatcattgttaactttggTTTAAggcatcattgttaactttggTTTAAggcatcattgttaactttggTTTAAggcatcattgttaactttaagagGTGAAATAATTTATGATGTGCTCAACTTCAACAAACAACGCTGAAACAGCTGTTCCACAAAATAATTACAAGGTAATGCAGATCACAAAATTAATGTGGTCATGATACTTCAATTTGTTTACTCTAACGAAGTTCTGATCAACTGGCCCCTTGTGTGTTAATATGGACATTCTGAACTCTCCATTTTGATTGCAAGCTATAATCATCTTTAATTggatatcattttaaagaaaagttcAGAAGGAAATTTGAAAAGGAAGGAagttattaattgaaaaatatcatgtaCTTAATTAGATGCTATTTGAAATCATCTAGAATAATACCGAAAACCTctacaaaatggtttaaacatcAAACACACAAGGCTGGGTTTAATGTCTGTacagaaattattattatccCAGAATACCAGTTCAACCAGAAGTAATCCATACTAATTTAGCAGAAATTAATAAGCATGACCGGAGTTGTGAAAAAAAACTGTGATGCAGAATACGACATTATTAAACATGAAGAAGAAATCAATTCTGCATTAATGTTGGGGTTCAAATTTGCTAGATTTTCTACAATGTGGTAGGAAATAAATAGTcatgttttctctttttttccttttttccaAGAACATTGTCGTATACATTTTCTTCACACAAATCAATAGAGTGATAAAtgtgggtgagagtggtctagtggtattataagtgtctgcctctcacccaagaggttatgggtttGAGTCCCACAAGGGTGAGAGTGTTCTAGTGGTATAGGtctccgcctctcacccaagaggttgtgggttcgagccccaccaggggtactttctcaaatcctttcaaaaaggacacagaactagtttctgcccaggaaacagtATTGAGAGCATATCACATATCAGCTTTCAGCTGTCTTTACATtctagcaaaaaaataaattattataaaccgATAGAGTATTCAGAGATAGATTGAATACCATGGtttgaaataatcaatatgTAAACCACCTACATCAGCAGTGTCCTATGTAgtaatgcattttaaaagatCTATGCCCTCAACTGCTTTGCTTCGAGGTATACTATTACTGTAATACAAAGAGTAGTAAATTTAGCTACAAAAACTGCTAACCTGCCAGCAAGATCGACCAGGTTGGCCTCAGCAGTTTTTGCCATTTCTTCCCCAGCATCGTTGACCGACTTCTGGACAAACTTGATACACACGATTGTGTGGGCACGACTGTAAAAGAGAATATAAACATGGTGTTAAAAGTAGCCTTATTCTAAAGCATCACCTGCCTACTAAAAACCCATGCTGCACAGCCTCACCCCActacccccctcccccccccccacacacacacaatttgTTTGGCTAAGTAAgcatttttatgtcaatataagagaaagtatatgaaaaaaatacatcagaATGCAAcatttcaaactaaaattaGCCATATATTTGTTAGAGGAGGATATCACCCCCCAACCACATTAAAACCATACACACTTAGCAGGACCATCCAACTTTAAGGGGGTATGGTTTGGGGCCTAAAGAACAATTTTATGATACCTATAATTGCATTCACTAATCATAAACATCTTGAAATTATATAAGACATACAATCCAAGTGTCATGCACTTGATTCATGTTTCAAGCACTCAATTATAATTTACTGCCAAAGGCTCTGTAAATAGACATTCATTTAATTGATTGCTTTCAGTATGAATGTAGCATGACTGGCCAATCAATATGGGTTTAAAACAGGAATATTGAATTAACGTTACCTATGTGATCTTAACTTAAGGACAAATATACATactaaacttattttaatataacttttaatataaCATGTAAAGTAGATAACCATATTCTACCAACTGCATTAAAATAAGGCTAAttacggtttaagccattataATACATGCATAAGCtttgaacatttcaaaatattttggaaaaggtCCAGTTCAAAtgacttatatattttatatctatatacaaaatatttgaacaagGCATTTTGATTTGAGTTTAATGCACTTGATATGTGTTTATAGTTGTagctaaaacaaaatattcatatcaacataatatttatgttgCTTCTAAGTTACCACATTCACATTCATAATCTCTGGCAAACCGAACTATCTTGTGTAACATAACCCATACTAGATCAGACTATATTGCGTGAACTTTCAATAAAGTacttgtatttaaacaatttcaatgcaAACAATAAGCTGATTCAAAGGCTGACGTATTAGGTTTTTGAATGTAACACGTCATGTTCACCATTGGCAGTTCACCAGCACAAGCGATATCCGATTATGAGACCTTAACTGGATTTCAATAAGCGCAATTGAGCAATCGCCTGAGTGAAAAGATTTAACAGCATTTTCGTTACACGGACAATGAATATATCGATGTTTAAATAATCTAAGCTGTCAACAGGAAAGTTCAGATTTGGTCACGGAATAACTTTTGAAAATACCATCTGTATATTTACACAAGATGtgttataaataacataaaaaagaccattattaaaaatataaaagttttattataaaatctgCAAGTCATTGAAGTGTGAGTTCAATGTGTTTTCATTAGTATGAATGACTTAGGCCAACTATGATTATACAATGCggtgtttttttctgacaaatttgGTTCCGCCACATTCCCgatactaaaatatttacttttatccCAAAGTGATATTTCCAATTtctgtttacaaaaaaaacaaaaaaaaacgcatgTGTTGGTATGGTAAAttggtgtatttttttttttttttttttttttaatcacattctATATCATCTTTTCTGTCTATTTCTTAAagcattcttgttcatttcttggcaaaaataaacacaattatttttcagtAAAATCTCCTTAGTATCTTATGTTTGTGTCAACAGAACATACTAGATAATAAGCTGACTTCTCTATTAATAGAAGAGAGATAAAATCTTAAGAATTAATCAATgttaacacaaacaataatgatttcatataaaatCTGATTATTCCGATATTAACAGAAGGCTGACCATACTTAATGcctaaaacaaagataacaataattttgtattttaacgatcTTTACAATGTCAATAAATTGTCATTTGCGGTATTTCTCTATATACAAATTGCATTATTCTATAGCATTTTAGGTGTAGCTCATTGAATTCCAAATTAATGACGTTCAAAACAATTTAGTAGTTCGACCTTTTTTAATCTGCTGAGTTTTTTTATCATCAACATGACAGGAATAATCTCAAGATAGCGATATTTTTCTTTGTCTGACTATTATGCTAATAATAAATTTTTAACAATCTCAGTTGACAAGTTCTTTACAAATGCATTCCATAtgatattatacaaaataatgactTATGTAAGAATGAATTCAGGCAAAAGCAGCTCTATTCAGCCATGATTTCAATTCCACAGTGGTTTTATCTATTAGAATTTATAATTCACTCCTCAAGTCTAACTGGGATGTTTCCATTTGTATGAGTTCTTTTATTTCCTTTCATCATATCTAGAATATTCAGATCTAAACAAGAGAGCCATAGAGCGAACATCAAAGTTTGTctgttgggttttttttaagcataaaaagGGGCACAACTCAATAAATTTAAGTCAAAGTTATTTGTCTTGCTATATATGACTATTgtgcataatttattgtctctgacaacaagggtatcaaatttcatttgaatatcttgaaatatttttcagtaaaaGCCAAgctttatgttttacaaaataacaacatttttttctgtttaggTTATACACTACTAATTAATTTCACTTTACATGGCAAACTTCAGACAggaaaaaatgccatttctagCAAAGAAAATTCACTCACTTTGAAGTTAgactctttttttaaaagaattcaTGTTACATCAGGCCGGATGTATCAGCAAAGTTTTAGCTCAGCAGAAGATATTTAATCTCTGAggtattcatgattttttttctcccTGATTGCAGATATTGGactgtatttaaaacataacacttAAAAATTTTGTGTATTACTCAAGACttaaaaaattatcaatctGCAGTAGCATTCTCAATCTTAAACAAAGAGTGCATCCTGGACAACATCCTGGCATATGGCTTTTAGTAATAACGTACATATAAAGGAGTGGCCACCAAAACAGAGAGATGGACAAAATCTGACTGAtaaattcccccccccccaccaattTTTACAAGGGCAGCCAAAATCCCccaataaattttaaaagggCATACAAAATCTCCTTATATATGATATGAACTTTTCTAGCATATAATCTTGAAAAGCTTTATACCATATATATTATTCAGGCTGTTTAGTATTTCTCTTTTTATCATACCAAGATTTAGATtaaattttgtatgttttgatgCAGCCTCAGTATGTTAGCTGGGTTGTGGAATAAAATCCCCCCAACGGTTTTGAAAAAGACGACCATTATATAATTACAAGCCTGTACCTGCTTGTTGCATTCATTTTCGTGGAGGCGACAGTTCTGTTTCTTGTCCCTTCTTCGATTCTCTGTTCGATTTCAGTGTATGTTCCCACAGGGACCTGCTTCAATCCATCAGCTGAATTCAGAATAAAATAGTGTTACTGGCTGTTTGAGTTATTTGAACTTGGTTGAAGGCTACAGATGGCCATAATGGTATAGGATCCAGGCCTACTTCAGTCAGTCAGAACATGATACTCAAGACTCATATCTGAAATCtgtgaccaataacaaatcct
Proteins encoded in this window:
- the LOC128235876 gene encoding kinesin-like protein KIF28, coding for MSEENVKVAVRVRPFNGREKERNAQSIIEMNGNTTIITDPSSNEPRKFTFDYSYWSHDGCKDDGTGYFGPDTSHANGKKFADQKRVYNEMGAGVLANAWEGYNSTLFAYGQTGSGKSWSMVGYGINKGIVPTYCENLYKQMDEKTAAGAKEQFEVMFSMLEIYNENVRDLLDSNASKTALKVRQHPKMGFYADGLKQVPVGTYTEIEQRIEEGTRNRTVASTKMNATSSRAHTIVCIKFVQKSVNDAGEEMAKTAEANLVDLAGSERAESTGATGARLKEGAAINQSLSSLGNCIAALADRSSGKDVRVPYRDSVLTKLLKNALGGNSKTIMIAALSPADINYDETLSTLRYADRAKQIKTTAKVNEDPTAALIRELQEENEKLKAMLSSGKVDMSLMDSGEDSADMTDEERSQLKQELEEEYKSMLEKNQQEIENKEKEWQRQLEEARQQGGSSYAGIAEINEKKKTWPHLYNLNMDPQMTGKIIHFMVQGDNTMDDETIIGNGKAEGTDLTLRGGAISDLHCKIIHKDGVFTLETFPNARTLRNGKPVTNETKTLKTNDRLVFGTSQFYVFCNPKDKAPAGEEPTFDLAQAEIAQKSGGFDMSGQNKSRDDAILQQDLIEIMPGVEEANSISEAMNKRRKFALIIVSPEARGELDGRTEVMVKMTDVDTKHEWIWTRAKFLDRKCVMSEIFDKFEDGEEVQLTQDKDPFYDDPKADFHIGSVKMWLQSVSYMIESQETLDVTDFKGTPVGKMAIGAHPCDAKGKEYTEKDDKFVDDPSKLVGKAIDFKIKIVNARGLPNRFTDVYCKYKVYLEENFTQSKVIKDTINPDFNHERVISLPGTEEAVEFLKTGAFIVQVWGKQKDMKPKGGKGGLQKKISSMQGGAIHAENDNVKRSDPEKVKYMMQVTALKKRQEKMEQKLAHMQKMIDVAEEHNKRKLRTALIKDIYIAPTNDQAEKCIKLIPLEQDSDDEGETGGGGGGGGGKVVGVVVPMGGGGGGEGGDKGGSGGNKGGDKGGSGGNKGGDKGGSGGNKGGDKEGSGGVIGGELGGNGGKDREGEKNKKKHKGEKRKGHKKARDGHGSSSSSSSSSSSSSSDSDSDGGKKKKAAKKPARAKSSEKKSSACVLL